In Microbacterium cremeum, a genomic segment contains:
- a CDS encoding DUF6350 family protein, with translation MHRLIVAFLATVDAAIAVAVGLAATLAPLTLLWVFGLGGAADWGVLWPTAVAVWQLGNLVPLPVTLPADYLAATSIDAAAASFTLSLAPLAFAAFTAIFAARSGVRASRADAWLTGVVTGTAVFAALTAGAALTSRTDIVTPVLWQSILIPILVFAVPALVAAVVTEWREAGGGVIARVRDRVEADRHGWADVPALIARGTAVVVVGLLGVGAAVTAVTVFARSGQIVALYQAGNVDVIGAIVVTLAQLAYAPTLAVWGSAFVAGPGFLVGEGASVSPAGTQVGVIPGIPVLGAIPESATPWLLLLALAPVALGAFAGWIARSRLVDAPSRQRRARRTDAVARGVRRRRGAARGRGEDGSPRGTPGGIGADARARGRRPGGARPGRPASGDRGRHRRRLCGPRRGTGRVRLGIARARAARGRRP, from the coding sequence ATGCACCGCCTCATCGTCGCCTTCCTCGCAACCGTCGACGCCGCCATCGCGGTCGCCGTCGGTCTCGCCGCGACCCTTGCGCCGCTGACGCTCCTGTGGGTGTTCGGACTCGGCGGCGCCGCCGACTGGGGCGTCCTGTGGCCGACCGCGGTCGCGGTGTGGCAGCTGGGCAACCTCGTGCCCCTGCCGGTGACCCTTCCCGCCGACTACCTCGCTGCGACGAGCATCGACGCGGCTGCGGCATCGTTCACCCTTTCGCTCGCACCGCTCGCGTTCGCGGCCTTCACGGCGATCTTCGCCGCACGCTCGGGCGTGCGCGCATCGCGGGCCGACGCGTGGCTCACCGGCGTCGTGACGGGCACCGCGGTCTTCGCGGCGCTCACCGCGGGCGCGGCGCTGACGTCGCGCACCGACATCGTCACGCCCGTGCTGTGGCAGTCGATCCTGATCCCGATCCTCGTCTTCGCGGTGCCGGCCCTCGTCGCCGCCGTGGTGACGGAGTGGCGCGAAGCCGGCGGCGGAGTGATCGCACGCGTGCGCGATCGGGTGGAGGCCGACCGGCACGGCTGGGCCGACGTCCCCGCGCTCATCGCACGCGGCACGGCCGTGGTCGTGGTGGGCCTCCTGGGGGTCGGCGCCGCCGTCACCGCCGTCACGGTGTTCGCCCGCTCCGGGCAGATCGTGGCGCTCTACCAGGCCGGGAACGTCGACGTGATCGGCGCCATCGTGGTGACGCTGGCCCAGTTGGCCTACGCGCCGACGCTCGCCGTGTGGGGCTCGGCGTTCGTCGCCGGCCCCGGATTCCTCGTCGGCGAGGGGGCATCGGTCTCGCCCGCCGGCACGCAGGTCGGCGTGATCCCCGGCATCCCGGTGCTCGGCGCGATCCCCGAGTCGGCCACGCCGTGGCTGCTCCTGCTCGCACTCGCGCCGGTCGCGCTCGGAGCATTCGCCGGCTGGATCGCGCGTTCGCGCCTCGTCGACGCGCCTTCGCGGCAGCGCCGCGCGCGACGGACGGATGCCGTGGCCCGCGGCGTCCGCAGGCGACGCGGCGCCGCGAGGGGGCGCGGCGAAGACGGCAGCCCTCGAGGGACTCCTGGCGGGATCGGTGCCGACGCCCGAGCCCGAGGACGACGCCCCGGCGGTGCACGACCCGGTCGTCCCGCGTCTGGTGATCGCGGTCGGCATCGCCGCCGTCTCTGCGGCCCTCGCCGCGGCACTGGCCGCGTTCGCCTCGGGATCGCTCGGGCCCGAGCGGCTCGCGGTCGTCGGCCCTGA
- the sucD gene encoding succinate--CoA ligase subunit alpha: MSIFLNKDSKVIVQGITGGEGTKHTALMLKAGTNVVGGVNARKAGTTVLHTDKDGNSIELPVFATVEEAIAATGADVSIAFVPAAFTKAAMIEAIDAEIPLLVVITEGVPVGDSAEAWAYATAKGNKTRIIGPNCPGIITPDESLVGITPANITGKGPIGLVSKSGTLTYQMMFELRDIGFSTAIGIGGDPVIGTTHIDALAAFEADPETQAIVMIGEIGGDAEERAADFIKANVTKPVVGYVAGFTAPEGKTMGHAGAIVSGSAGTAQAKKEALEAAGVKVGKTPSETAALMREIIESL, encoded by the coding sequence ATGTCGATCTTCCTCAACAAGGACTCCAAGGTCATCGTCCAGGGCATCACCGGCGGCGAAGGCACCAAGCACACCGCGCTCATGCTCAAGGCCGGCACCAACGTCGTCGGCGGCGTGAACGCCCGCAAGGCCGGCACGACCGTGCTGCACACCGACAAGGACGGCAACAGCATCGAGCTGCCCGTCTTCGCGACCGTCGAAGAGGCGATCGCGGCGACCGGGGCGGACGTGTCGATCGCCTTCGTGCCCGCTGCGTTCACGAAGGCCGCGATGATCGAGGCCATCGACGCCGAGATCCCGCTGCTCGTCGTGATCACCGAGGGCGTCCCCGTCGGCGACTCCGCCGAGGCGTGGGCGTACGCCACCGCCAAGGGCAACAAGACGCGCATCATCGGCCCGAACTGCCCGGGCATCATCACGCCCGACGAGTCGCTCGTCGGCATCACCCCGGCCAACATCACCGGCAAGGGCCCGATCGGCCTCGTGTCGAAGTCGGGCACGCTGACGTACCAGATGATGTTCGAGCTGCGCGACATCGGCTTCTCGACCGCGATCGGCATCGGCGGCGACCCCGTCATCGGCACGACGCACATCGACGCGCTCGCCGCGTTCGAGGCCGACCCCGAGACCCAGGCCATCGTGATGATCGGCGAGATCGGCGGCGACGCCGAAGAGCGCGCGGCCGACTTCATCAAGGCCAACGTCACCAAGCCCGTCGTCGGCTACGTCGCCGGGTTCACCGCCCCCGAGGGCAAGACCATGGGCCACGCCGGCGCCATCGTCTCGGGCTCGGCGGGCACCGCACAGGCGAAGAAGGAGGCCCTCGAGGCCGCCGGCGTCAAGGTCGGCAAGACGCCGTCCGAGACCGCCGCCCTGATGCGCGAGATCATCGAGTCGCTCTGA
- a CDS encoding nitroreductase family deazaflavin-dependent oxidoreductase: protein MPLTGEYIPSTSEWARTQAEKFEASNGAKSNTLRGVPIIVLTTVGVKTGALRKTALMRVEHDGRYAVVASKGGAPDEPKWAENMRRHPHVELQDGAVKRDYDARELTGDERARWWERAVAVWPDYANYQTKTDRLIAVFVLEPRDA, encoded by the coding sequence ATGCCGCTGACCGGAGAGTACATCCCGTCCACGTCCGAGTGGGCTCGCACCCAGGCCGAGAAGTTCGAGGCCTCGAACGGGGCGAAGTCCAACACCCTGCGCGGGGTGCCCATCATCGTGCTGACGACCGTCGGCGTGAAGACCGGGGCGCTGCGCAAGACGGCGCTCATGCGCGTCGAGCACGACGGCCGCTACGCCGTCGTCGCATCGAAGGGCGGCGCTCCCGACGAGCCGAAGTGGGCGGAGAACATGCGCCGCCACCCGCACGTCGAGCTGCAGGACGGCGCGGTCAAGCGCGACTACGACGCCCGCGAGCTGACCGGCGACGAGCGCGCCCGGTGGTGGGAGCGTGCCGTGGCGGTGTGGCCGGACTACGCGAACTATCAGACGAAGACCGACCGGCTCATCGCCGTCTTCGTGCTCGAGCCCCGCGACGCCTGA
- a CDS encoding SDR family oxidoreductase, protein MTRTAIVTGAARGIGAATAQRLAADGYAVAVLDLDEAQCAGTVAAITDAGGRALAVGANVADAASVERAVARVADELGAPTILVNNAGIIRDNLLFKMTEDDWDAVLSVHLRGAFLMSRAVQEHQVKQGWGRIVNLSSTSALGNRGQANYAAAKAGMQGFTKTLALELGRYGVTANAVAPGFIVTDMTRATAERIGVAFEDFITARAAEVPVQRAGYPDDIAAAVSYFCSEEAGFVSGQVLYVAGGPRA, encoded by the coding sequence ATGACCAGGACCGCCATCGTCACCGGAGCCGCACGCGGCATCGGCGCCGCCACCGCCCAGCGCCTCGCCGCCGACGGCTACGCCGTCGCCGTGCTCGACCTCGACGAGGCGCAGTGCGCCGGCACCGTCGCCGCCATCACGGATGCCGGGGGCCGCGCGCTCGCCGTCGGCGCGAACGTCGCCGACGCGGCGTCGGTGGAGCGGGCCGTCGCCCGCGTCGCCGACGAGCTCGGGGCGCCGACGATCCTCGTGAACAACGCGGGGATCATCCGCGACAACCTGCTGTTCAAGATGACCGAGGACGACTGGGACGCCGTCCTGAGCGTGCACCTGCGCGGCGCGTTCCTGATGTCGCGCGCCGTGCAGGAGCACCAGGTCAAGCAGGGGTGGGGCCGCATCGTGAACCTGTCGAGCACGTCCGCGCTCGGCAACCGCGGGCAGGCGAACTACGCCGCGGCCAAGGCGGGCATGCAGGGCTTCACCAAGACGCTCGCGCTCGAGCTCGGGCGGTACGGCGTCACCGCCAACGCGGTCGCGCCCGGGTTCATCGTGACCGACATGACCCGCGCGACCGCCGAGCGCATCGGCGTCGCGTTCGAGGACTTCATCACCGCGCGCGCCGCCGAAGTGCCGGTGCAGCGCGCCGGGTACCCCGACGACATCGCGGCCGCCGTGTCGTACTTCTGCTCGGAGGAGGCCGGGTTCGTGTCGGGCCAGGTGCTGTACGTCGCCGGGGGTCCGCGCGCATGA
- a CDS encoding TetR family transcriptional regulator, translating into MTDTAAAPAPQAAARAAVVAAALELFADQGFDQTSVEQIAQAAGVSRSTFFRQFGGKDDVVFTDHELLLDRLRAFLARPHEDPWAAVCEASVLVYSHFAADPELARRRYAVVRGVPALRDREIVTVFRYERLFDEYLRASLPGLDPLDAVGFSALVTAIHNHVLRRLLRGPRKVPVSVLKSALDDARRRFGVLPGDASVPSADDVVVAVFPRGTPTAELARRLREHLDD; encoded by the coding sequence ATGACCGACACTGCAGCCGCTCCCGCTCCTCAGGCCGCCGCGCGCGCCGCGGTGGTGGCCGCCGCGCTCGAGCTGTTCGCCGACCAGGGCTTCGATCAGACGTCGGTGGAGCAGATCGCGCAGGCGGCCGGGGTGTCGCGCTCCACCTTCTTCCGCCAGTTCGGCGGCAAGGACGACGTGGTCTTCACCGATCACGAGCTGCTGCTCGATCGGCTGCGCGCGTTCCTGGCGCGGCCGCACGAGGATCCCTGGGCGGCTGTGTGCGAGGCATCCGTCCTCGTCTACTCGCATTTCGCGGCCGACCCCGAACTCGCCCGCCGGCGATACGCCGTCGTGCGCGGCGTGCCGGCGCTGCGCGACCGCGAGATCGTCACGGTGTTCCGCTACGAGCGCCTGTTCGACGAGTACCTGCGGGCGTCGCTGCCCGGGCTCGACCCGCTCGACGCGGTCGGGTTCTCGGCGCTGGTGACCGCGATCCACAACCACGTGCTGCGCCGCCTCCTCCGCGGGCCCAGGAAGGTGCCGGTGTCGGTGCTCAAGTCCGCGCTCGACGACGCGCGGCGCCGCTTCGGCGTGCTGCCGGGCGACGCGTCGGTCCCGTCGGCGGACGACGTCGTGGTGGCGGTCTTCCCCCGGGGCACGCCGACCGCCGAGCTGGCCCGGCGACTGCGCGAGCACCTCGACGACTGA
- a CDS encoding NCS2 family permease, which yields MSTAPSTTPEIPDAAEPDGNVQPKSGFDRFFEITRRGSTVGTEVRGGVVTFVTMAYIVILNPIILSSGVDVDGNRLGFSEVAAVTALTAGVMTVLFGLVTRLPFAFAAGLGINSFLAVAVVGQVTWPEAMGLVVINGLIIVLLAATGLRRMIFDAVPIQLKLAITVGIGLFIAFIGFVDAGFVTATSLSSPPVGLGVDGSVATVPTLIFVFTLLLTGILVARKVKGGILIGLVSGTVIAVVVEAIWNLGPKFDGDAVNPGGWGLSVPELPSSLVSLPDLSLIGQVSFGSFERIGVLAALMLVFTLVFTNFFDAMGTMTGLSKEAGLADAKGDFPRIKSALIVEGVGAVAGGFTSSSSNTVFIESGSGIGEGARTGFANVVTGVLFLVAMFFTPLVSIVPTEVAAAALVIVGALMMSQIRFIDFSDFSIVLPVFLAITVMPLTYSIANGIGAGFVTWVVVRSLSGKAREISLLLWIVAAGFVLYFARGPLEALLAG from the coding sequence ATGAGCACAGCCCCGTCCACCACGCCCGAGATCCCCGACGCCGCCGAGCCGGACGGGAACGTTCAGCCCAAGAGCGGCTTCGACCGGTTCTTCGAGATCACCCGGCGCGGTTCGACGGTCGGCACCGAGGTGCGCGGCGGGGTCGTGACGTTCGTGACGATGGCCTACATCGTCATCCTCAACCCGATCATCCTCTCGAGCGGGGTCGACGTCGACGGGAACAGGCTCGGGTTCTCGGAGGTGGCCGCCGTCACAGCGCTCACGGCCGGTGTCATGACGGTGCTCTTCGGGCTCGTGACGCGCCTGCCGTTCGCCTTCGCGGCCGGCCTCGGCATCAACTCGTTCCTCGCGGTCGCCGTCGTGGGTCAGGTCACCTGGCCCGAGGCGATGGGCCTCGTGGTCATCAACGGCCTCATCATCGTGCTGCTGGCGGCGACGGGTCTGCGGCGCATGATCTTCGACGCCGTCCCGATCCAGCTTAAGCTCGCGATCACGGTCGGCATCGGCCTGTTCATCGCCTTCATCGGCTTCGTCGACGCCGGGTTCGTGACCGCGACCAGCCTCTCGTCGCCCCCGGTCGGTCTCGGCGTGGACGGCTCGGTCGCGACCGTCCCGACGCTCATCTTCGTCTTCACGCTGCTGCTGACCGGCATCCTGGTCGCCCGCAAGGTCAAGGGCGGCATCCTCATCGGCCTCGTCTCGGGCACGGTGATCGCGGTGGTCGTCGAGGCGATCTGGAACCTCGGCCCGAAGTTCGACGGCGACGCCGTCAACCCGGGCGGCTGGGGCCTCTCGGTTCCCGAGCTGCCCTCGTCGCTCGTGAGCCTTCCCGACCTGTCGCTGATCGGTCAGGTCTCGTTCGGTTCGTTCGAGCGGATCGGCGTGCTCGCCGCGCTCATGCTCGTCTTCACGCTCGTGTTCACGAACTTCTTCGACGCGATGGGCACGATGACGGGCCTGTCGAAGGAGGCAGGCCTCGCCGACGCGAAGGGCGACTTCCCGCGCATCAAGTCGGCGCTGATCGTCGAGGGCGTCGGCGCGGTCGCCGGCGGTTTCACCTCGAGCTCGTCGAACACGGTGTTCATCGAGTCCGGCTCGGGTATCGGCGAGGGCGCGCGCACCGGCTTCGCGAACGTCGTGACGGGCGTCCTGTTCCTCGTCGCGATGTTCTTCACGCCCCTCGTGTCGATCGTGCCGACCGAGGTCGCCGCCGCCGCACTGGTGATCGTCGGTGCGCTGATGATGTCGCAGATCCGGTTCATCGACTTCTCGGACTTCTCGATCGTGCTGCCGGTGTTCCTCGCGATCACCGTGATGCCGCTCACCTACTCGATCGCGAACGGCATCGGCGCGGGCTTCGTCACGTGGGTCGTCGTCCGGTCGCTGTCGGGCAAGGCGCGCGAGATCAGCCTGCTGCTGTGGATCGTCGCCGCCGGCTTCGTGCTCTACTTCGCCCGCGGGCCGCTCGAGGCGCTGCTCGCCGGCTGA
- a CDS encoding DUF6350 family protein, with product MIAVGIAAVSAALAAALAAFASGSLGPERLAVVGPEPGPVALAVGAEVLLGAAILLMSPGARRTRTSRSGPEPDAQAGPRHPEPSTATPSPLPPSLSEGTSASPSPSAAGASDGVSSEARTEPIELPRVD from the coding sequence GTGATCGCGGTCGGCATCGCCGCCGTCTCTGCGGCCCTCGCCGCGGCACTGGCCGCGTTCGCCTCGGGATCGCTCGGGCCCGAGCGGCTCGCGGTCGTCGGCCCTGAGCCGGGACCCGTCGCGCTCGCCGTCGGAGCCGAGGTGCTGCTGGGCGCCGCGATCCTGCTCATGTCGCCGGGCGCGCGGCGCACGCGCACGAGCCGATCGGGGCCCGAGCCGGACGCACAGGCCGGGCCGCGGCATCCGGAGCCTTCGACGGCCACACCTTCTCCGCTGCCGCCGTCGCTGTCGGAGGGGACTTCGGCGTCGCCGTCGCCCTCGGCGGCAGGGGCTTCCGACGGCGTGTCGAGCGAGGCCCGCACCGAGCCCATCGAGCTTCCGCGGGTCGACTGA
- a CDS encoding alcohol dehydrogenase catalytic domain-containing protein, giving the protein MRITGAVLERSGAEAPFARSRPFTVAELELDAPGPGELLVRVEAAGVCHSDLSVVDGNRVRPTPMLLGHEAAGVVEQLGPGVADVAPGQRVVMTFLPRCGECDGCRTDGRLPCAPGSAANGDGTLLGGGIRLHRVSKGENQDVYHHLGVSAFATHAVVSRASVVPVDTDVPAEIAALLGCAVLTGGGAVVNAGRPAPGDRVVVVGLGGVGMAALLVAVALGHDVIGVDPVPGKLALARESGAVDALGPAEAVGRGIRAPVVIEAAGAASAFETAVALTAPGGTTVTVGLPAPDARAAVSPLLLTAEARTIVGSYLGSAVPSRDIPRYVELWRAGRLPLEKLVSSRIGLDDLDAAMDRLAAGGELRQLITFEGNRI; this is encoded by the coding sequence ATGCGGATCACGGGAGCCGTGCTCGAGCGCTCCGGCGCCGAAGCGCCTTTCGCCCGGTCGCGGCCGTTCACCGTCGCCGAGCTGGAGCTCGACGCGCCGGGACCGGGCGAGCTGCTCGTGCGCGTCGAGGCGGCAGGCGTCTGCCACTCCGACCTCAGCGTCGTCGACGGCAACCGCGTGCGCCCGACGCCGATGCTGCTCGGTCACGAGGCCGCCGGCGTCGTCGAGCAGCTCGGTCCCGGCGTCGCCGACGTGGCACCGGGTCAGCGCGTGGTCATGACCTTCCTCCCCCGCTGCGGCGAGTGCGACGGATGCCGCACCGACGGCCGGCTGCCGTGCGCCCCGGGATCGGCGGCCAACGGCGACGGCACACTGCTGGGCGGCGGCATCCGTCTGCACCGTGTGAGCAAGGGCGAGAACCAGGACGTGTACCACCACCTCGGCGTCTCGGCCTTCGCCACGCACGCCGTGGTGAGCCGCGCCTCGGTCGTACCGGTCGACACCGACGTGCCGGCCGAGATCGCCGCGCTGCTCGGCTGCGCCGTGCTCACCGGCGGCGGCGCCGTCGTCAACGCCGGTCGCCCCGCCCCGGGCGACCGCGTCGTCGTGGTCGGACTCGGCGGCGTGGGCATGGCCGCGCTGCTGGTCGCCGTGGCCCTCGGACACGACGTGATCGGCGTCGATCCCGTACCCGGCAAGCTCGCGCTCGCGCGCGAGTCCGGGGCCGTCGACGCGCTGGGGCCCGCCGAAGCGGTGGGCCGCGGCATCCGTGCCCCCGTCGTGATCGAGGCGGCAGGCGCCGCCTCCGCGTTCGAGACCGCCGTCGCACTCACCGCGCCCGGGGGCACCACGGTGACGGTGGGCCTGCCTGCTCCCGACGCGCGAGCGGCCGTGTCGCCGCTCCTGCTCACGGCTGAGGCGCGCACCATCGTCGGCAGCTACCTGGGCTCCGCGGTGCCGAGCCGCGACATCCCCCGCTACGTCGAGCTGTGGCGCGCGGGACGCCTTCCGCTCGAGAAGCTCGTCTCCTCCCGCATCGGCCTCGACGACCTCGACGCCGCCATGGACCGGCTCGCCGCAGGCGGCGAGCTGCGCCAGCTCATCACATTCGAAGGGAACCGCATATGA
- the sucC gene encoding ADP-forming succinate--CoA ligase subunit beta gives MDLYEYQARDLFEKYEVPVLAGIVADTPEAAKAAAEKLGGGVVVVKAQVKTGGRGKAGGVKVAKTPDEAYEAAQAILGLDIKGHVVKRVMVAQGARIDKEYYFSVLLDRANRSYLSLCSVEGGMEIEELAVERPEALARIDVNPGTGIDKAKAVEIAEAAGFDAGLVDKVSDVFVKLYNVYKGEDATLVEVNPLVLTEEGDIIALDGKVTLDENAEFRHAGHALLEDKDAADPLEAKAKENDLNYVKLDGQVGIIGNGAGLVMSTLDVVAYAGENHGGVKPANFLDIGGGASAEVMAAGLDVILGDPQVKSVFVNVFGGITACDAVAKGIVGALAELGSTASKPLVVRLDGNRVEEGRKILQDANHPLVTLAATMDEGADKAAELANA, from the coding sequence GTGGATCTGTACGAGTACCAGGCACGAGACCTTTTCGAGAAGTACGAGGTGCCGGTGCTCGCCGGCATCGTCGCCGATACGCCAGAGGCGGCCAAGGCTGCTGCCGAGAAGCTCGGCGGCGGAGTCGTCGTCGTCAAGGCACAGGTCAAGACCGGCGGTCGCGGCAAAGCCGGCGGCGTGAAGGTCGCGAAGACCCCCGATGAGGCGTACGAGGCCGCCCAGGCGATCCTCGGCCTCGACATCAAGGGCCACGTCGTCAAGCGCGTCATGGTCGCGCAGGGCGCGCGCATCGACAAGGAGTACTACTTCTCGGTGCTGCTGGACCGCGCGAACCGCTCCTACCTGTCGCTGTGCAGCGTCGAGGGCGGCATGGAGATCGAGGAGCTCGCCGTCGAGCGCCCCGAAGCGCTCGCGCGCATCGACGTGAACCCGGGCACCGGGATCGACAAGGCCAAGGCCGTCGAGATCGCGGAGGCCGCCGGGTTCGACGCCGGTCTCGTCGACAAGGTGAGCGACGTCTTCGTCAAGCTCTACAACGTCTACAAGGGCGAAGACGCCACGCTCGTCGAGGTGAACCCCCTCGTCCTCACCGAGGAGGGCGACATCATCGCCCTCGACGGCAAGGTCACCCTCGACGAGAACGCCGAGTTCCGTCACGCCGGTCACGCGCTCCTCGAAGACAAGGATGCCGCCGACCCGCTCGAGGCGAAGGCGAAGGAGAACGACCTCAACTACGTCAAGCTCGACGGCCAGGTCGGCATCATCGGCAACGGCGCGGGCCTGGTCATGTCGACGCTCGACGTCGTCGCGTACGCCGGTGAGAACCACGGCGGCGTGAAGCCGGCCAACTTCCTCGACATCGGCGGCGGCGCCTCGGCGGAGGTCATGGCCGCGGGCCTGGACGTCATCCTCGGCGACCCGCAGGTCAAGAGCGTCTTCGTGAACGTCTTCGGCGGCATCACCGCCTGCGACGCCGTCGCCAAGGGCATCGTCGGCGCCCTCGCCGAGCTCGGCTCGACCGCCTCGAAGCCGCTCGTCGTGCGCCTCGACGGCAACCGCGTCGAGGAGGGTCGCAAGATCCTCCAGGACGCGAACCACCCGCTGGTGACCCTGGCCGCCACGATGGACGAGGGCGCCGACAAGGCCGCCGAGCTCGCCAACGCCTGA
- the purN gene encoding phosphoribosylglycinamide formyltransferase → MLTVAVLISGAGSNLRALLEAAADPGFPARVVVVGADREAEGFAHAEEFGIPTFMVPFVQFDSRDDWGHELGEHLAVWRPDLVVLSGLMRLLPSGLVDEWSPRILNTHPAYLPEFPGAHGVRDALAAGVAQTGASVIIVDNGVDSGPILAQERVPVLPGDDEHTLHERIKPVERRLLIDVVRRVATGELDLAQVAAAATP, encoded by the coding sequence GTGCTCACGGTCGCCGTCCTCATCTCGGGCGCAGGGTCGAACCTGCGCGCCCTGCTCGAGGCGGCTGCCGACCCCGGATTCCCCGCCCGCGTGGTCGTCGTCGGCGCCGATCGCGAGGCCGAGGGCTTCGCGCATGCCGAGGAGTTCGGCATCCCCACGTTCATGGTCCCGTTCGTGCAGTTCGACAGCCGCGACGACTGGGGCCACGAGCTCGGCGAGCACCTCGCCGTCTGGCGGCCGGATCTCGTGGTGCTGAGCGGACTCATGCGCCTGCTGCCGTCCGGGCTCGTCGACGAGTGGTCGCCGCGCATCCTCAACACGCACCCCGCGTACCTGCCGGAGTTCCCCGGAGCCCACGGCGTCCGCGACGCGCTCGCTGCGGGCGTCGCGCAGACCGGTGCCAGCGTCATCATCGTCGACAACGGCGTGGACTCGGGGCCGATCCTCGCGCAGGAGCGCGTCCCGGTGCTGCCGGGCGACGACGAGCACACCCTCCACGAGCGCATCAAGCCCGTCGAGCGCCGCCTGCTCATCGACGTGGTGCGCCGGGTCGCCACCGGCGAGCTCGACCTCGCGCAGGTCGCGGCCGCCGCGACCCCCTGA
- the purH gene encoding bifunctional phosphoribosylaminoimidazolecarboxamide formyltransferase/IMP cyclohydrolase, translating to MAGPSHDPALYRPRDVVPIRRALVSVSDKTDLLRLAEALSAAGVEIVSTGGSASLLREAGYEVTDVASVTGFPESLDGRVKTLHPSVHAGLLADLRLADHERQLDELEIAPFELVVVNLYPFVETVRSGAAGDDVVEQIDIGGPAMVRASAKNYANVAIVVSPSSYPAVIEAIAAGGTSLVQRRELAARAFAHTAEYDRAVATWFAEGTLTEEVLPAHLTIKAERLSTLRYGENSHQRAAIYTRSGGHGIAQATQLQGKEMSYNNYVDADAALRAAFDMVKPAVAIIKHANPCGIAVTAPNALDPIASAHLRAHECDPVSAYGGVIAANGTVTLKMAENLKDIFTEVIVAPDFEPAALEVFKAKKNLRLLQLPADWQQERMDVRLVSGGLLLQDADRFPDDIESVARDWQLVSGERPADEDMTNLIFAWKSCRAVKSNAIVLAKNSATVGIGMGQVNRVDSCRLAVERAGDRAAGSVAASDAFFPFADGPQILIDAGIRAIIQPGGSVRDDEVIAAAQEANVTMFFTGERHFFH from the coding sequence ATGGCCGGCCCGAGCCACGACCCCGCCCTCTACCGCCCCCGCGACGTCGTGCCGATCCGCCGTGCCTTGGTGTCGGTGAGCGACAAGACCGACCTGCTCCGCCTCGCCGAGGCTCTCTCGGCCGCCGGCGTCGAGATCGTGTCGACGGGCGGTTCGGCGAGCCTGCTGCGCGAAGCCGGGTACGAGGTCACCGATGTCGCCAGCGTGACCGGCTTCCCCGAGTCCCTCGACGGCCGCGTGAAGACGCTGCACCCGAGCGTCCACGCCGGACTCCTCGCCGACCTCCGCCTCGCCGACCACGAGCGCCAGCTCGACGAGCTCGAGATCGCGCCGTTCGAGCTCGTCGTCGTGAACCTGTACCCGTTCGTCGAGACGGTGCGGTCGGGCGCCGCCGGCGACGACGTCGTCGAGCAGATCGACATCGGCGGGCCCGCCATGGTGCGCGCGTCCGCGAAGAACTACGCCAACGTCGCGATCGTGGTGTCGCCCTCGTCCTATCCCGCTGTGATCGAGGCCATCGCCGCCGGCGGCACCAGCCTCGTGCAGCGCCGCGAGCTCGCGGCGCGCGCCTTCGCCCACACCGCGGAGTACGACCGCGCCGTCGCCACATGGTTCGCGGAGGGCACCCTCACCGAGGAGGTCCTGCCCGCGCACCTCACGATCAAGGCCGAGCGGCTCTCGACGCTGCGCTACGGCGAGAACTCGCACCAGCGCGCCGCGATCTACACGCGCAGCGGCGGTCACGGCATCGCCCAGGCCACGCAGCTGCAGGGCAAGGAGATGTCGTACAACAACTACGTCGATGCGGATGCCGCCCTGCGGGCCGCATTCGACATGGTCAAGCCCGCCGTCGCGATCATCAAGCACGCGAACCCCTGCGGCATCGCCGTCACCGCTCCGAACGCGCTCGACCCGATCGCCAGCGCGCACCTGCGCGCACACGAGTGCGACCCGGTGTCGGCCTACGGCGGCGTGATCGCCGCCAACGGCACCGTGACCCTGAAGATGGCCGAGAACCTCAAGGACATCTTCACCGAGGTGATCGTCGCGCCCGACTTCGAGCCGGCCGCCCTCGAGGTGTTCAAGGCCAAGAAGAACCTGCGTCTGCTGCAGCTGCCCGCCGACTGGCAGCAGGAGCGCATGGACGTGCGCCTGGTGTCGGGCGGCCTGCTGCTGCAGGACGCCGACCGGTTCCCCGACGACATCGAATCGGTCGCGCGCGACTGGCAGCTCGTGTCGGGGGAGCGCCCGGCCGACGAAGACATGACCAACCTCATCTTCGCCTGGAAGTCGTGCCGCGCCGTCAAGTCCAACGCCATCGTGCTCGCAAAGAACTCCGCCACGGTCGGCATCGGCATGGGGCAGGTCAACCGCGTCGACTCGTGCCGGCTCGCCGTCGAGCGGGCCGGAGACCGCGCCGCCGGCTCGGTCGCGGCGTCCGATGCCTTCTTCCCGTTCGCGGATGGACCGCAGATCCTGATCGACGCGGGCATCCGGGCGATCATCCAGCCCGGCGGCTCGGTGCGCGACGACGAGGTCATCGCGGCGGCGCAGGAGGCGAACGTGACGATGTTCTTCACGGGCGAGCGGCACTTCTTCCACTGA